GCCCCGGGGCGGCAAAGAAAGGAGCAGGGAAGCATGGACGATTGCCTTTTTTGTAAAATTGCGGCAGGGCAGATCCCGGCAAACAAACTGTTCGAGGACGAGCAGATCCTGGCTTTTTACGACATAGACCCCCAGGCACCGGTGCACTTTTTGGTCATTCCCAAAAAGCACATTCCGTCGGCCGCCTGCCTTATCGAACAGGAGGGTGCGCTGCTGGCCCGTATTTATGCCGTGATAGCACGGCTGTGCCGGGAACTGGGCTGTGAAAACGGGTATCGGGTAGTCACCAACGTGGGGGCCGACGGCGGCCAAAGCGTGCCGCACCTGCATTTCCACGTGCTTGCAAAGCGCAGCCTTGCCTGGCCCCCGGGCTGAGCGGCATAGGCCTTACTGTGTTTTGAATCAGAAGGGAAGGAAGCTATAATACCATGAACGACACATATACCCTGCATGTGGCGGGCCTTACCCGCGAGCTGCCCATCTGCGCCATCAACGAACACCTGGAGATCGCGGCGTTTATTATGTTCAGCGATGTGGAGCTTACCGTGGCCTGCGCCGAAGCCCTGCTGAAAAAATGCCCCGAATTTGATGTTCTGGTAACGGCCGAGGCAAAAGGGATTCCCCTGGCCTACGAGATGAGCCGCCAGAGCGGGAAGCTTTATATCCCCGCCCGAAAAGGCGAAAAACTTTACATGCGTGAGCCGGTGGTGGTGGAGGATCAGTCCATCACCACCAGTGCCCGCCAGAAACTGGTCATTGACCGCAAGGATCTGGACGCCATGAACGGCAAACGGGTGCTGATTGTGGACGATGTGATCAGCACCGGCGGTTCGCTGCACGCGCTGGAAGCCCTGGTGGGGCGCAGCACCGGCACGGTGGTGGCCCGCGCCGCAGTGCTGGCCGAGGGCGACGCCGCGGACCGCACCGACATCGTGTACCTGGAAAAGCTGCCGCTGTTTGCCCGCTAAGGCGCAATGAGGCGGCCGCTTGCAGTTGTTTGCTGCGCATATATTCTTACCCAGCTGGCTGCTGCGTTTCTGCCGCCGGCGGCTTTTGTGCCGCTTGCGGCAGTTTTTGTCTGCCTTTTCGCCGCCGCGCTGGCGCGCAAAAAAGGGGGCTATGCACGGCTTGTGCCCTTGGCATGCCTGGCAGCGCTGGCTGTGCAGTGGGTGGGCGTTTGGGGGGCGGCGCAGCCCGCGTTTTCCCTGGCCGGCAGCCGGCCGCAGCTCACCGTGCGGGTGGAAGAGACTAGCCCCGGATATGCCGACGGCATGGTGCGGGCAAGGTTGGAAGTGCTTGCCGCAGAGGGCAGGGCCCTGGGGCCGCTGCGCCGCTTTTGCATTACCTGCCCGGCATTTCCCGAAGCGCAGCCGGGCGAAATTTACGAGGGTGCGTTTTCTCTGAGCGCGCTGGAAAAAGACAGCTATTATTATGGGAACCTGGCCGACCGGGTGTACCTGGAAGGCGAGAGCGGGCCCGTGGAACGCGCGGGAATGAGCGGGGCGCTGCGCTTTAAGCTGCTGGAGGTGCGGCGCATCCTCTCTGCAAGCCTGCGAAAGTATCTGCCACGGGAAGAGGGGGGCGTGCTGGCAGCAATGACGGTGGGCGACCGGTCGCATGTTTCCGGGCAGCTGCGGGCGGCCTATCGCGCGGCAGGGGCGTCCC
This window of the Oscillospiraceae bacterium genome carries:
- a CDS encoding adenine phosphoribosyltransferase, producing the protein MNDTYTLHVAGLTRELPICAINEHLEIAAFIMFSDVELTVACAEALLKKCPEFDVLVTAEAKGIPLAYEMSRQSGKLYIPARKGEKLYMREPVVVEDQSITTSARQKLVIDRKDLDAMNGKRVLIVDDVISTGGSLHALEALVGRSTGTVVARAAVLAEGDAADRTDIVYLEKLPLFAR
- a CDS encoding histidine triad nucleotide-binding protein; translation: MDDCLFCKIAAGQIPANKLFEDEQILAFYDIDPQAPVHFLVIPKKHIPSAACLIEQEGALLARIYAVIARLCRELGCENGYRVVTNVGADGGQSVPHLHFHVLAKRSLAWPPG